The Candidatus Komeilibacteria bacterium CG_4_10_14_0_2_um_filter_37_10 genome contains the following window.
TTCACCGCGCTGCGGTCCTGATCGCTGGCGGGTGCGTGATTGATTACCAAAACCAAACATATCACCAAATCCTCCCAAAATATCACCTAGATCATCGGCGTGGACATTGCCTTGTTGCTGCCAAGAACCAAAATCCTGCCAATTAAAGCCCCCATAATTAGCATTAGCGCCGTTGGCCCTGGCACCATCATAACCAAAAGGTCCGCTACTACCATACTGATCGTACTTTTGCTTTTTCTCCGCATTAGACAAAACCTGATAAGCTTCATTAATTTCTTTAAACTTATCTTCATTGCCCTTGTTCTTATCAGGGTGATATTCGTGAGCTAATTTACGAAAAGCTTTTTTTATCTCTTCAGCGTTAGCGTTCTTATCTACTCCTAATACTTGATAATAATCCTTAGACATATTTTAAAACTAACAGATTCATAATCTGTATTTAATTAAATTAACTAGCAACTATTTTCTTTCCTCAAATCCAAACTGTGCCGGAGCTTGTGATTCATCAATGGTACCAAATTGCTGCTCATATTTTTCCATATTCTCACGTAAGGCGGTCAAAATTCTCTTCATATGCCCCGGTGTGGTAACAACCTTGCTGACGACCCGACCGGATTGAGCGATAATGTTTAAAAAGGCCATTTGAAACTCCTCCTTATTATGCATGACTTGCATAGCATTGGTATACTCAGCACCCATGATTTGATCAGCAATTTGAATTTGTGGATTATTCTCTTTACTCATAATAAACTTGGTCAAAGTTAATTAATAAATTATTTTTTAACCTCCTCATACTGACCATCAACTGTATTGGCATCTGCCGCCGCCTGCGGATCAGCGGTGCCGGCTGATTGGTCAGGACTTGCCGTCTGTTGAGCATTGGCTTGCTGATACATAGCTTGACCAATTTTGGAAACGGTTTTGTTCATCTCTTCCATCACCTTCTTGATAGCTGCTAAATCAGAGCCGTCTTTTACTTTTTTTAATTCTTCTAACTTATCAGTAACTTCTTTTTTGACGTCTTCTGGTACTTTGTCCTTATTCTCTTCTAATATCCGTTCCGTGGAAAAAATTATTGATTCCGCATTGTTTCTCGTTTCAATCTCTTCTTTCTTGACTTTATCTTCCGCTGCATGCGACTCAGCTTCTTTTTTCATTTTTTCTACCTCATCTTTGGAAAGACCTGAGGAGGCAGTAATGGTAATAGATTGAACTTTGTTAGTTGCCTTGTCTTGCGCTTTAACATTTAAAATGCCATTAGCATCAATATCAAACGTTACTTCCACTTGCGGCACGCCACGAGGTGCTGGCGGAATACCGGATAGAATAAATCGACCCAAACTCTTATTATCTTGCGACATTGGTCTTTCGCCTTGCACTACATGAATTTCCACCGACGTTTGATTATCCGCAGCCGTAGAAAAAATTTGTGATCGTGATGTCGGAATAGTTGTATTACGTTCAATAATTGGTGTCGCTACTCCACCCAAAGTCTCAATACCTAGTGTTAAAGGTGTTACATCTAACAATAATACATCACGTACTTCACCTTGCAAAACACCAGCTTGAACAGCAGCTCCCAAAGCAACTACTTCGTCGGGGTTAACTGAAATGTTGGGTTTCTTACCAAAGTATTCCTCAACAACTTTCTGGACAAATGGCATCCTGGTCATACCACCAACCAATACCACTTCATCAATTTGCGACTTACTAAAACCAGAATCAGTGATAGCCTTCTCCACTGGCTGTAATGTTTTCTTGACTAAATCACCAACTAATTCTTCCAGCTTCGCGCGACTTAATTTTAAAACTAAATGCTTGGGACCGGCAGCGTCGGTAGTAATAAATGGCTGGTTAATCTCGGTTTCCATTTGCGTGGAAAGTTCAATTTTGGCTTTTTCTGCTGCTTCTTTCAATCTTTGTAAAGCCATCTGATCTTTACCTAAATCAATACCCTGATCTTTTCTAAATTCATCGATGAGCCAATGAATCAAAACTTGATCAAAATCATCGCCACCTAAATGCGTATCACCGTTAGTAGATTTGACTTCCACAGTATCAGCAGAAACCTCCAAAATGGAAATATCAAAGGTACCACCGCCTAAATCATAGACGGCAATCTTTTGATCTTTCTTTTTATCAAAACCATAAGCTAGTGCTGCAGCGGTGGGCTCGTTAATTATTCTTAATACTTTTAGACCAGCGATTTCACCAGCATCTTTCGTGGCTTGTCTTTGCGAATCATCAAAATAAGCTGGTACGGTAATAACTGCTTCGGTTATTTTTTCACCCAATTTTGCCTCGGCATCAGCTTTTAACTTCTGTAGTACCATGGCCGCGATTTCTTGAGGAGCGTAATCTTTGTCTGCTAGCACAACTTTGACGCCATCGCCAGCTTGTTTAATCTGAAAAGGCATAATCTTGATATCTCGCTGTACTTCTTCATCAGTAAAGTGGCGAC
Protein-coding sequences here:
- a CDS encoding DUF3467 domain-containing protein, with protein sequence MSKENNPQIQIADQIMGAEYTNAMQVMHNKEEFQMAFLNIIAQSGRVVSKVVTTPGHMKRILTALRENMEKYEQQFGTIDESQAPAQFGFEERK
- a CDS encoding molecular chaperone DnaK gives rise to the protein MTKILGIDLGTTNSAMAIIEAGQPKILENSDGNRTTPSVVAINKNNERLVGQAAKRQAVINPTNTLFSIKRLIGRHFTDEEVQRDIKIMPFQIKQAGDGVKVVLADKDYAPQEIAAMVLQKLKADAEAKLGEKITEAVITVPAYFDDSQRQATKDAGEIAGLKVLRIINEPTAAALAYGFDKKKDQKIAVYDLGGGTFDISILEVSADTVEVKSTNGDTHLGGDDFDQVLIHWLIDEFRKDQGIDLGKDQMALQRLKEAAEKAKIELSTQMETEINQPFITTDAAGPKHLVLKLSRAKLEELVGDLVKKTLQPVEKAITDSGFSKSQIDEVVLVGGMTRMPFVQKVVEEYFGKKPNISVNPDEVVALGAAVQAGVLQGEVRDVLLLDVTPLTLGIETLGGVATPIIERNTTIPTSRSQIFSTAADNQTSVEIHVVQGERPMSQDNKSLGRFILSGIPPAPRGVPQVEVTFDIDANGILNVKAQDKATNKVQSITITASSGLSKDEVEKMKKEAESHAAEDKVKKEEIETRNNAESIIFSTERILEENKDKVPEDVKKEVTDKLEELKKVKDGSDLAAIKKVMEEMNKTVSKIGQAMYQQANAQQTASPDQSAGTADPQAAADANTVDGQYEEVKK